Proteins co-encoded in one Cellulosilyticum sp. I15G10I2 genomic window:
- the msrB gene encoding peptide-methionine (R)-S-oxide reductase MsrB, producing the protein MSQVKVAAFAGGCFWCMVKPFDQLEGVIKVVAGYTGGQKKDPTYEEVCTHTTGHYEAVQITYDPEKASYKELVDAFFRSIDPTDEGGQFHDRGTSYQTAVFYYDNEQRQIAENYKKELEMSGRFKKPIATLIKEAEVFYPAEAYHQDYYKTNPFRYNLYYKGSGREAFIEKNWYNNTSDKKELKKNLTDIQYKVTQENGTEPPYNNAYYDQFEEGIYVDIVSGKPLFSSKHKFDSGCGWPAFSKPISHANIREKEDLTHGMIRSEVRSKHADSHLGHVFDDGPVEEGGLRYCINSAALRFIPKEKMAEEGYAAYLDQV; encoded by the coding sequence ATGAGTCAGGTTAAAGTTGCGGCTTTTGCAGGAGGATGTTTTTGGTGTATGGTAAAGCCCTTTGATCAATTAGAGGGGGTTATAAAGGTGGTAGCAGGCTATACTGGGGGACAAAAGAAAGACCCAACATATGAAGAAGTATGTACCCATACCACAGGTCACTATGAGGCCGTTCAGATCACTTATGATCCAGAAAAAGCAAGTTATAAGGAACTTGTAGATGCTTTTTTTAGAAGCATCGATCCTACAGATGAGGGTGGACAGTTTCACGATAGGGGAACAAGTTATCAAACAGCTGTCTTTTATTATGATAATGAGCAAAGGCAGATAGCGGAAAATTACAAAAAAGAGCTTGAAATGAGCGGAAGGTTTAAAAAGCCTATCGCAACGCTTATTAAAGAAGCTGAAGTTTTTTATCCAGCGGAAGCGTACCATCAAGATTATTATAAAACGAATCCTTTTAGATACAACCTATATTATAAAGGATCTGGAAGAGAGGCATTTATTGAAAAAAATTGGTATAACAATACTTCGGATAAAAAAGAATTGAAGAAAAACCTAACTGATATACAGTATAAGGTTACACAAGAAAATGGGACGGAGCCTCCCTATAATAATGCCTATTACGATCAATTTGAAGAAGGTATTTATGTGGATATTGTAAGTGGCAAACCGTTGTTCTCATCTAAACATAAATTTGACTCAGGGTGTGGGTGGCCTGCTTTTTCAAAGCCTATCAGCCATGCCAATATAAGAGAAAAAGAAGATTTAACCCACGGGATGATTCGCAGCGAAGTGCGAAGTAAACATGCGGATTCTCATTTAGGTCATGTATTTGATGATGGCCCTGTAGAAGAAGGTGGCCTTAGATACTGTATTAATTCTGCAGCACTTAGATTTATTCCTAAAGAAAAAATGGCAGAAGAAGGGTACGCGGCGTATCTTGATCAGGTATAG
- a CDS encoding mechanosensitive ion channel family protein — MNWIQTYLLDHIVNNNIILKNIVYTVGVLLVFYGVKRYTMRIVRKKEYDAAKEFTIRKAVKSLFNVLFIIALLIIWYDSKDNILSFIGVFTAGMAIAMRDIILNMIGALYILWAAPFKIGDRIEISGQIGDVIDVKLLQFSILEVGNRIAGEQSTGRIVNIPNLYIFNYPLANYEKGFRFIWNELVIPIDKDSNWELAKELIYKLLEEHTGEMIEEAKAQINEAGKHYLIYYNNLTPTIYTELKEHQILFNVRYLCEPRKVRVTEHILWEAILKMTKAYEEIKLG; from the coding sequence TTGAATTGGATACAAACTTATCTTTTAGATCATATAGTAAATAATAATATTATATTAAAAAACATAGTTTATACAGTAGGTGTGCTGCTTGTATTTTATGGGGTAAAGCGCTATACCATGAGAATTGTCCGCAAAAAGGAGTACGACGCAGCTAAAGAGTTCACCATAAGAAAAGCAGTAAAATCACTATTTAATGTGCTGTTTATCATTGCACTTTTGATTATTTGGTATGACTCTAAAGACAATATACTGTCCTTTATAGGGGTTTTCACAGCGGGTATGGCTATTGCCATGAGAGATATTATACTGAATATGATAGGTGCACTCTACATACTATGGGCAGCCCCTTTTAAGATTGGAGATCGGATTGAGATTTCGGGACAAATAGGAGATGTCATTGACGTGAAGCTCTTGCAATTTAGCATATTAGAGGTAGGCAATCGTATTGCAGGGGAGCAAAGCACAGGAAGAATTGTGAATATACCTAATCTGTATATCTTTAACTACCCACTGGCTAACTATGAAAAGGGCTTTAGATTTATATGGAATGAGCTTGTTATTCCTATTGATAAAGACAGTAACTGGGAGCTTGCAAAAGAGCTTATTTATAAGCTGTTAGAAGAACATACTGGAGAGATGATAGAAGAAGCTAAAGCACAGATCAATGAGGCAGGCAAGCATTATTTGATTTATTATAATAATTTAACGCCAACGATCTATACAGAACTTAAAGAACATCAGATTCTTTTCAATGTCCGTTATTTATGTGAGCCTAGAAAAGTAAGAGTCACAGAACATATTTTATGGGAAGCAATTCTTAAGATGACTAAAGCATATGAAGAAATAAAATTAGGATAA
- a CDS encoding sensor histidine kinase has protein sequence MFNSLAGLGSIPKEKSWYESASFMNQLTYKTGFVRDWIVRYKDEAIFSPSSIEEEQIKAYKANNDKIKNDEQAIETIIKDRQAYFKRIEQELIKDNINVEYLGINLTTGEVVTNIARYNSNNQKEVIEELIKRPGFVWANGSTILKTHKTPYGNEGYFYYNYNQNFYTGEPFEGDEDFEIYVAVTEEVKEGDWFYKDKQEFDKRSLIRDKVYGAGIIGVLLALILLVYWIKIIGQREKGGPITIRLFDKIPFEIQFIIYGLGMLIWVAGSARILREIVPHSWLPYTFDPSSLGVEIGIFLLVSIGVFINILFASSLIKHIKNHTMHQYIGVVRVTRWLVKTLVKEKTLPLAAVLIVGAYFFINFMFVFIMLVFGSRIIVLPGMVLMLGFNVAAALALLKIVLDYLKLFRGSKQIAQGNIKTKIELNYALPVMNDMAHIINHIGEGLERAVEDSLKSERLKTELITNVSHDLKTPLTSIISYIDLLKEEPMENTAAKEYIQVLDERSNRLKQLVEDLVDASKAVTGNVKANLAPLELNQLARQAIGEYTDRLEANGLMIVMNRMEEVRILADGRHMYRIIENLLSNVNKYAMPHTRVYIDILQENGYGVFVIKNISKEYLNIDPSELTKRFVRGDKSRSTEGSGLGLAIAESLVKLQNGLFHNSIDGDLFKVEVKIPIC, from the coding sequence ATGTTTAATAGTTTAGCAGGCCTAGGAAGTATTCCAAAAGAAAAAAGTTGGTATGAGAGTGCTAGTTTTATGAATCAATTAACTTATAAAACTGGTTTTGTAAGAGATTGGATAGTACGTTATAAAGATGAAGCCATATTTAGTCCTAGTAGTATTGAAGAAGAACAGATAAAAGCCTATAAAGCAAATAATGATAAGATAAAAAATGATGAACAAGCTATAGAGACTATTATTAAAGATCGACAAGCTTATTTTAAACGTATCGAGCAAGAACTCATAAAAGATAATATTAATGTGGAGTATCTAGGCATTAATCTAACAACAGGAGAGGTAGTTACAAATATAGCACGTTATAATAGCAACAACCAAAAAGAGGTTATAGAGGAACTTATCAAAAGACCAGGTTTTGTTTGGGCGAACGGTAGTACTATACTTAAAACACATAAGACCCCTTATGGGAATGAAGGTTATTTTTATTACAACTATAATCAAAATTTTTATACTGGAGAGCCGTTTGAGGGAGATGAAGATTTTGAAATTTATGTAGCTGTTACTGAAGAAGTAAAAGAAGGAGATTGGTTTTACAAGGACAAACAAGAATTTGACAAACGCAGCCTTATAAGAGATAAAGTTTATGGGGCGGGCATAATCGGCGTCCTCCTTGCCCTTATTTTACTCGTGTACTGGATAAAAATAATAGGACAGAGGGAGAAGGGGGGGCCTATTACAATCAGGTTATTTGATAAAATACCTTTTGAAATACAATTTATTATTTATGGTTTGGGTATGCTTATCTGGGTAGCTGGCAGTGCAAGAATACTTCGTGAAATCGTACCTCATAGCTGGCTGCCTTATACTTTTGATCCTAGTAGTCTGGGAGTGGAAATAGGCATATTTCTTTTAGTGAGTATAGGTGTTTTTATCAACATACTCTTTGCAAGCAGTCTAATAAAACATATTAAAAATCATACGATGCATCAATATATAGGCGTTGTGCGCGTAACAAGATGGTTAGTTAAAACACTTGTAAAAGAAAAGACATTGCCACTGGCAGCGGTTTTAATAGTAGGGGCATATTTCTTTATAAATTTTATGTTTGTTTTTATCATGTTGGTATTTGGGTCGCGCATTATTGTACTACCTGGCATGGTATTGATGTTAGGATTTAATGTAGCAGCAGCACTTGCTCTATTAAAAATAGTACTGGATTACTTGAAGCTTTTTAGAGGCAGTAAGCAGATAGCACAAGGTAATATCAAGACCAAAATCGAACTAAACTATGCGTTACCTGTTATGAATGATATGGCGCATATTATTAATCACATAGGGGAGGGCCTTGAGCGAGCAGTGGAAGACTCTCTTAAAAGTGAAAGATTAAAAACAGAGCTTATTACCAATGTATCCCATGACCTTAAAACACCCCTTACTTCTATTATAAGTTATATTGATTTACTCAAAGAAGAACCTATGGAAAATACTGCAGCAAAAGAATATATTCAAGTGTTAGATGAACGCAGCAATAGGCTTAAACAGCTTGTTGAAGATCTAGTAGATGCGTCTAAGGCTGTAACGGGTAATGTAAAAGCCAACTTAGCACCACTGGAGCTTAATCAGCTTGCTAGACAAGCCATAGGAGAATATACTGACAGATTAGAAGCAAATGGATTAATGATCGTTATGAATAGAATGGAAGAAGTTCGTATTTTAGCTGACGGCAGACATATGTATCGTATCATAGAAAACTTATTATCTAATGTCAATAAGTATGCAATGCCCCATACAAGAGTTTATATTGATATTCTACAGGAAAATGGATATGGTGTATTTGTTATTAAAAATATATCTAAAGAATATTTAAATATAGATCCAAGTGAACTAACTAAAAGATTTGTAAGAGGTGATAAATCAAGAAGTACTGAAGGCTCAGGTCTTGGGCTTGCTATTGCTGAAAGTTTGGTTAAGCTGCAAAATGGATTATTTCATAATAGTATTGATGGGGATTTGTTTAAAGTAGAAGTTAAAATTCCTATTTGCTAA
- a CDS encoding response regulator transcription factor: MTYTLLVCDDDKLIVNSIALHLQKEGYRILKAYDGLEALELIRTQEVHLVLLDVMMPKLDGLSTTLRIRQEKNIPIIILSAKSEDTDKIAGLNFGADDYMTKPFNTFELLARVKSQLRRYTTLGCLQLEKQFLVTGGLMVDTETGRVTVDGELIKLTPTEYKILVYLMKNMGIILSINQIYENVWQDVAYAAENTVAVHIRRLREKIEINPKEPKYVKVVWGSGYLVEKM, translated from the coding sequence ATGACTTATACTTTGTTGGTATGTGATGATGATAAGCTGATTGTTAATTCTATAGCGCTTCATCTGCAAAAAGAAGGCTATCGTATACTTAAGGCGTATGATGGTTTAGAGGCATTGGAGCTTATAAGAACGCAGGAAGTACATCTTGTTTTGTTAGATGTGATGATGCCTAAGTTAGATGGGTTATCAACAACGCTTCGTATCAGACAGGAAAAAAATATTCCTATTATTATTCTTTCGGCTAAAAGTGAAGATACGGATAAGATTGCTGGACTGAATTTTGGAGCGGACGATTATATGACCAAGCCCTTTAATACCTTTGAGCTTTTAGCCAGAGTAAAATCACAATTAAGAAGGTATACAACGCTTGGATGTCTGCAGCTTGAAAAACAATTTTTAGTAACTGGTGGTTTAATGGTAGATACAGAAACAGGCAGAGTCACCGTGGATGGAGAGCTTATTAAGTTAACGCCTACAGAGTATAAAATACTCGTGTATCTCATGAAGAATATGGGGATTATTTTATCTATTAATCAGATTTATGAAAATGTATGGCAGGACGTAGCTTATGCTGCAGAGAACACAGTTGCAGTACATATTAGAAGACTTAGAGAAAAAATCGAGATTAATCCCAAAGAACCAAAATATGTAAAGGTGGTGTGGGGTAGTGGTTACCTGGTTGAAAAAATGTAG
- a CDS encoding thioredoxin family protein, translating into MQYIDEKRSLTEKFLGTASTLLGESTIKLLKIIFSNLEREITLATIVDSENPKSIELKNYIRSIASLSRYIHTETYNKDENPDAEVFFHADKFPVVSLIDDENYYMGVKFHGLPVGDTLTAFILAIYYLAGPREELDPSLAQKIIAIDRPVDLKVCVSSTGSSYSDTVVSAQRLALLNPNVQAEMIDIDLFPALKKHYGIKQVPALIINDETIYFGPKTLDEILDYIL; encoded by the coding sequence ATGCAATATATAGATGAAAAAAGATCTCTAACGGAAAAGTTCCTAGGCACTGCCAGCACGCTTTTAGGTGAATCTACAATAAAGCTTCTTAAAATTATTTTTTCAAATCTTGAAAGAGAAATTACACTTGCTACTATTGTAGACTCTGAAAACCCTAAATCTATAGAATTAAAAAACTATATTCGAAGCATCGCAAGCTTAAGCCGGTATATTCATACTGAAACTTATAATAAAGATGAAAATCCTGATGCTGAAGTTTTTTTCCATGCTGATAAGTTTCCTGTTGTCAGTTTAATTGATGATGAAAACTATTATATGGGTGTTAAGTTTCATGGTCTTCCAGTTGGTGATACACTTACTGCCTTCATTTTGGCTATTTACTATTTAGCTGGCCCTAGAGAAGAACTTGACCCTTCCTTGGCTCAAAAGATTATTGCTATTGACAGGCCTGTTGATCTTAAAGTATGTGTATCTTCTACTGGCAGCTCTTATTCTGATACTGTAGTGTCAGCCCAAAGACTCGCTCTATTAAATCCAAATGTTCAAGCTGAAATGATTGATATCGATTTATTTCCTGCCCTCAAAAAACACTATGGTATCAAACAAGTACCTGCGCTTATTATTAATGACGAAACCATTTATTTTGGTCCTAAAACACTAGATGAAATACTTGATTATATTTTATAG
- a CDS encoding aldo/keto reductase, protein MIYKQIGQSDLKASVVSLGTWAIGGGSWWGQNDDNESIKTIHEAIAEGINLVDTAPVYGFGHSEEVVGKAIKDRRSNVLVSTKCGLRWTDQEGSYYFSRDGRDVYKNVSKKAIKDDVEMSLRRLGTDYIDVYFTHWQSVEPFLVPVSETMEALNELKKEGKIRAIGASNVTPWHIEEYVKYGQLDIIQEKYSLIDRRIEEELLPLAKKHNITFQAYSPLEQGLLTGKMKKDYVPEVNSARYGKKWYQPENLAKVVNMVEGWQDLCKKYSCTPTHLVIAWLLAQGDNVNVLCGARKTEQLEDNIKGADIILDAADTARMREDALAL, encoded by the coding sequence ATGATTTATAAACAAATTGGACAATCAGATCTTAAAGCATCTGTTGTATCTCTTGGAACTTGGGCTATTGGAGGCGGTTCTTGGTGGGGGCAGAATGATGATAATGAGTCTATTAAGACAATCCATGAAGCGATTGCAGAAGGTATTAACTTAGTAGATACTGCCCCTGTATATGGTTTTGGACATAGTGAAGAAGTAGTTGGTAAAGCCATTAAAGATAGAAGAAGTAACGTACTTGTATCTACAAAATGTGGGCTAAGGTGGACTGATCAGGAGGGCAGCTATTATTTTAGCAGAGATGGCAGGGATGTTTATAAGAATGTTTCAAAAAAAGCTATTAAAGATGATGTTGAGATGAGCCTAAGACGTTTAGGGACAGATTATATTGATGTTTATTTTACCCATTGGCAAAGTGTTGAGCCTTTTCTTGTACCAGTCAGCGAAACAATGGAAGCACTGAATGAACTAAAAAAGGAAGGCAAGATTAGAGCAATCGGTGCTTCTAATGTAACGCCTTGGCATATTGAAGAATATGTAAAGTATGGACAACTTGATATCATACAAGAAAAATATAGTCTTATAGACAGACGTATTGAAGAGGAACTTTTACCACTTGCCAAGAAGCACAATATTACTTTTCAAGCTTATTCGCCCCTTGAACAAGGGCTTTTAACAGGTAAAATGAAAAAAGATTATGTACCGGAAGTAAATAGTGCCCGTTACGGCAAAAAATGGTATCAGCCAGAAAATCTTGCGAAGGTAGTCAATATGGTGGAGGGGTGGCAGGATCTTTGTAAAAAGTATAGCTGTACACCAACACATCTTGTTATTGCTTGGCTGCTCGCACAAGGAGATAATGTCAATGTACTTTGTGGTGCGAGAAAGACAGAACAACTAGAGGATAATATTAAAGGAGCAGATATTATACTGGATGCTGCAGATACAGCACGTATGAGAGAAGATGCCTTAGCTTTATAG
- a CDS encoding DUF4367 domain-containing protein, producing the protein MHQDHFKEERDKEIDSAFLDLTRQLIAVDFSKSSNKETVYMKTLKNLNESEGVNNMKLVQKVKKAGLAVAAIALVTTLSMQTTFAQELVEKIIMQISLGHVTAIQYEDSGVKESPVPPSLKGKIFDKEGKPIDYFTEETKDIYTVDGERIESAKPSGEIVTVTQGEKSRAEDTLVIKDSERLNDYTCFKVILPSYLPEGYVFDRAEFYKDEKGIVKDTKYISLYFSHLTAERYIYMQQRYADEGTATIGSTPGNLKKIKINGEDAILHGDRSLDWEIYGNIYFLSGAKTEGEVGKEELIKIAESIK; encoded by the coding sequence ATGCATCAAGATCATTTCAAAGAAGAAAGAGATAAGGAAATAGATAGTGCGTTTTTAGACTTAACAAGACAGTTAATCGCCGTGGATTTTAGCAAAAGTAGTAATAAAGAAACAGTGTATATGAAGACCCTAAAAAATCTCAATGAGTCTGAAGGAGTAAATAATATGAAGTTAGTGCAGAAAGTTAAAAAAGCAGGCCTAGCGGTAGCAGCCATTGCACTGGTAACAACACTTAGTATGCAAACGACTTTTGCACAAGAGCTAGTAGAAAAAATTATAATGCAAATATCCTTAGGACATGTAACCGCTATACAATATGAAGATAGTGGCGTTAAAGAGAGCCCCGTGCCTCCTTCTTTAAAGGGGAAGATTTTTGATAAAGAGGGTAAGCCCATAGATTACTTTACAGAAGAAACAAAAGATATTTATACAGTAGATGGAGAAAGAATTGAAAGTGCTAAGCCCAGTGGAGAGATTGTAACAGTAACACAAGGAGAAAAATCAAGAGCAGAAGATACGCTAGTCATTAAGGATTCAGAAAGATTAAATGACTATACTTGTTTCAAGGTCATTTTGCCTTCTTACTTACCAGAAGGGTATGTATTTGACAGGGCTGAGTTTTATAAAGATGAAAAAGGTATTGTGAAAGATACTAAGTACATTTCCCTCTATTTTTCACATCTAACAGCAGAAAGATATATTTATATGCAGCAAAGGTATGCGGATGAAGGAACTGCTACTATAGGAAGTACTCCGGGAAATCTGAAAAAAATAAAAATCAATGGTGAAGATGCTATTTTACATGGCGATAGAAGTCTAGACTGGGAAATATATGGAAACATATACTTTTTAAGTGGCGCTAAGACAGAGGGAGAAGTTGGCAAAGAAGAGTTGATTAAGATTGCTGAGTCCATTAAGTAA
- a CDS encoding sigma-70 family RNA polymerase sigma factor, translating to MEEVAIQGCLNQCEVREQELTYLFETYYKRVYNCIYYRVHCQYVSEDLTSQVFEKIMLKLHTYKEERSNFEVWLFAIVRNVVNDYFRSKKKHQWISIDSILHLKSASKEPEALIISRETSSELLEAIKVLEENERHLIAYKFGASLKNKEIAQILGMSESNVGVKLYRIMKKLKTKLEGEDE from the coding sequence ATGGAGGAAGTTGCTATACAAGGCTGCCTAAATCAATGCGAAGTCAGGGAGCAGGAGCTTACATATTTATTTGAAACTTATTATAAGAGAGTTTATAACTGCATTTATTACCGTGTGCATTGCCAATATGTATCAGAGGATTTAACAAGTCAAGTGTTTGAGAAGATTATGCTTAAGCTACATACTTATAAGGAGGAAAGGTCAAATTTTGAAGTTTGGTTATTTGCAATTGTAAGGAATGTAGTAAATGATTATTTTAGAAGTAAAAAAAAGCATCAATGGATTTCAATAGATAGTATACTGCATTTAAAATCTGCCAGCAAAGAGCCGGAGGCGTTAATTATAAGCAGAGAAACAAGTAGTGAGCTCCTAGAGGCTATTAAAGTACTGGAAGAGAATGAAAGGCATCTTATAGCGTATAAGTTTGGTGCAAGTCTTAAAAATAAGGAAATAGCACAGATTTTAGGCATGAGCGAAAGTAATGTGGGCGTAAAGCTTTATCGTATTATGAAGAAATTAAAGACTAAGCTGGAAGGAGAGGATGAGTAA
- a CDS encoding M48 family metallopeptidase, with translation MKIEIENNIIECNVQYGKGKKLSIHIESTGFITIKAPKHTSEETIIKTVELNSKWILEGLQRIKKLKEVTKPKAYHEEGKFLHLGKEYLLHELIDNIELEEDELKKSLKKFYVSSCKDVVAKRIKIYEKQLGVKPKTVEITESKTHWGSCSSDKRITFNYRLAMAPVEVIDYVIVHELCHLMHMNHDRSFWRRVGSIIPDYKKKQEFLAAYGRYMTL, from the coding sequence ATGAAAATTGAAATAGAGAATAATATAATAGAATGCAATGTGCAGTATGGTAAGGGGAAGAAATTATCCATTCATATAGAATCAACAGGTTTTATAACGATTAAGGCACCCAAGCATACTAGCGAAGAAACGATCATAAAAACTGTAGAGCTAAATAGTAAGTGGATATTAGAAGGGCTGCAGAGGATCAAAAAATTAAAAGAAGTTACAAAGCCAAAAGCATATCATGAGGAGGGAAAGTTTCTTCATCTTGGAAAAGAGTACTTGCTTCATGAATTAATAGATAACATAGAGTTAGAAGAGGATGAACTCAAAAAGAGTCTCAAAAAATTTTATGTTTCCAGCTGCAAGGATGTGGTAGCGAAACGGATAAAGATCTATGAAAAACAGCTTGGCGTAAAACCTAAAACGGTTGAAATAACAGAATCTAAGACCCACTGGGGAAGCTGTAGTTCAGATAAAAGAATAACTTTTAATTATAGACTGGCTATGGCTCCGGTCGAGGTTATAGATTATGTGATCGTTCATGAACTATGTCACCTGATGCATATGAATCATGACAGGTCTTTTTGGAGACGTGTTGGGAGTATTATACCAGATTATAAAAAAAAGCAAGAGTTTTTAGCGGCATATGGGCGCTATATGACACTATAG
- a CDS encoding nitroreductase family protein produces MTNTQLFNTISKRKSIRKYTQTPLTDEVLTKVKEYANNARPLDASIGYAFSYISEEHVKNLLPIKAPHYICLFSEEKEGYLMNAGYLLQQIDLYLSANHLGSCWLGMAKLSKDIPTMKNGMKFVIMLAFGNTEERVHRTDASEFRRKSIDAISSISSAEELLEPVRLAPSASNSQPWFFSGDMNEITVSREKLNFIKAPLYGKMNQIDIGIALCHLMLSLEHQGKTGIVDFNKNTAPNGYEFMVKVKVKNA; encoded by the coding sequence ATGACAAATACACAGCTTTTTAATACAATTTCTAAAAGAAAATCTATTCGTAAATATACTCAAACACCACTTACGGATGAAGTGCTTACTAAAGTAAAAGAATATGCCAATAATGCTAGACCGCTTGATGCAAGTATTGGCTATGCGTTTTCTTATATAAGTGAGGAGCATGTAAAAAATCTATTGCCGATTAAAGCACCTCATTATATTTGTCTTTTTTCTGAGGAAAAAGAGGGGTATTTAATGAATGCGGGTTATTTGTTGCAGCAGATTGACCTTTATCTTTCGGCCAATCATTTAGGCAGCTGCTGGCTGGGGATGGCAAAGCTTTCAAAAGATATTCCAACTATGAAAAATGGTATGAAGTTTGTTATTATGCTTGCCTTTGGCAATACTGAGGAGCGAGTACACAGAACTGATGCTTCTGAATTTAGGCGAAAGAGCATAGACGCTATCTCAAGCATAAGTAGTGCAGAAGAATTGTTAGAGCCTGTTCGCTTGGCGCCTTCGGCTTCTAATAGTCAGCCTTGGTTTTTCAGCGGGGATATGAATGAAATAACAGTAAGCCGCGAAAAGTTAAATTTTATTAAAGCACCCCTTTATGGGAAAATGAATCAGATTGACATTGGTATTGCACTGTGTCACTTAATGTTGTCACTGGAACATCAGGGAAAAACCGGGATTGTTGATTTCAATAAAAATACCGCACCTAATGGGTATGAATTTATGGTAAAAGTTAAAGTAAAAAACGCCTAA
- a CDS encoding cysteine hydrolase family protein, with protein MKYDAMIIIDMQTALIEKNPYNKNKVLDNIKTILTSCRAHKIPVIYICHDDGIGTELEAGSKGWKVFEDIAPLNDEVIIEKHFTSSFRKTGLKEHLDSIGAKNLILCGMQVEYCFDTTCRVAFEYEYNITIPRGTTTTFDNTLATAEVLCEYYENKIWHNRFAQVVDVDKIIKRINASNEDYIH; from the coding sequence ATGAAGTACGATGCGATGATAATAATTGATATGCAAACAGCTTTAATTGAAAAAAATCCTTATAATAAAAATAAGGTTTTGGACAACATTAAAACTATTTTAACGAGCTGTAGAGCGCATAAAATCCCAGTTATTTATATTTGTCATGATGATGGCATAGGAACAGAATTAGAAGCTGGTAGTAAGGGCTGGAAAGTATTTGAGGATATAGCACCACTTAATGATGAAGTAATAATTGAAAAGCATTTTACGAGTTCTTTTAGAAAAACTGGATTAAAAGAGCATTTAGATAGTATAGGGGCAAAGAATTTAATTCTTTGTGGCATGCAAGTGGAGTATTGCTTTGATACTACTTGCCGAGTTGCTTTTGAATATGAATATAATATAACTATTCCTAGAGGGACAACTACCACTTTTGATAATACACTAGCAACTGCAGAAGTTTTATGTGAGTACTATGAAAATAAAATTTGGCATAATCGTTTTGCTCAGGTTGTTGATGTGGATAAAATTATTAAAAGAATAAATGCCTCCAATGAAGACTATATCCATTGA
- a CDS encoding acetyl-CoA carboxylase carboxyltransferase subunit alpha codes for MENIRERIEALGEAINQLSQLEQTPEITDEITRLKGVVYRLEKKAGTLYDPWDKVKIARKIERPRAQYYIDNIVTDFIELHGDRAFKDDKAIVGGIGKIGEHTVTIIVQNKGNTAKENIERNFGMPHPEGYRKALRLMKQAEKFNRPVVCLIDTPGAYCGIGAEERGQGEAIARNLLEMARLKVPIISGIIGEGGSGGALALGVADRVFMQTNTTYSILSPEGFSSILWKDSNRAKEAAGIMKITARDLLEYGIIDDIVEEPVGGAHKDREQAARALKAYIAAQLDELVIKDCEELVNERYERFREYGAYFEE; via the coding sequence ATGGAAAATATAAGAGAACGGATCGAAGCTCTTGGCGAAGCCATTAATCAGCTTAGTCAATTAGAACAAACTCCAGAGATTACTGATGAAATAACAAGACTTAAAGGAGTTGTCTATAGATTAGAAAAAAAAGCAGGAACTTTGTATGATCCTTGGGATAAAGTTAAGATCGCAAGAAAAATAGAAAGACCAAGAGCCCAGTATTATATCGATAATATTGTTACAGATTTTATAGAACTTCATGGCGATCGTGCTTTTAAAGATGATAAAGCTATTGTAGGGGGTATCGGTAAAATCGGTGAGCATACAGTAACTATTATTGTGCAGAATAAGGGCAATACAGCAAAAGAAAATATAGAAAGAAACTTTGGAATGCCTCATCCAGAAGGTTATAGAAAAGCTCTAAGACTTATGAAGCAGGCTGAGAAATTCAACAGACCTGTTGTATGCCTTATAGATACACCAGGGGCTTATTGTGGCATTGGTGCTGAGGAAAGAGGACAAGGCGAAGCAATAGCTAGAAATCTTCTTGAAATGGCAAGGCTTAAGGTACCTATTATATCCGGTATTATTGGAGAAGGCGGCAGCGGAGGTGCACTGGCACTTGGTGTAGCAGACAGAGTGTTTATGCAGACTAATACGACCTATTCCATTCTTTCACCAGAAGGCTTTTCAAGTATTCTTTGGAAGGATAGCAATAGAGCCAAAGAAGCAGCTGGCATCATGAAGATTACAGCTAGGGATTTGCTTGAATATGGCATTATAGATGATATTGTAGAAGAACCAGTAGGCGGAGCTCATAAAGATCGTGAACAAGCAGCTCGTGCACTTAAAGCGTATATTGCAGCTCAGCTTGATGAACTTGTTATCAAGGATTGTGAAGAACTTGTCAATGAGAGATATGAGCGCTTTAGGGAGTATGGGGCTTATTTTGAGGAGTAG